TTTTCATAGCGCTTTTGCTCCAGCGCCTGTAATTCATTGGCCCGGCGCACCTCCACCAGAGCGCCTTCAAAGTCGTTCTGCATCAGGTAATTGAGCGCCTGATACTGGTGAACCATCACCCGCTCAAATCCCGGGCCACGGTAGGGAATAACATTATCATTCAATACCAGACTGCCGGCGTTGGCGCCGAGGTTGTTGAGGCTGACGGTGGCCTGGTCATCGAATTTGGCATAGGTCGCAATGGCACTTCGGTAATAATCCTGGCTTGCTTTAAAGTCGCCACCGACCTGTGCGACCCGTCCCGCTTCCTGCGCATAAAGCAGGCCGTCTTTGCCGCTGAGCTCTGTGCTTAATTGTGCCAGCGGTGACAGGGGCGTCGGGCCCGAAAGCGCTTGCTTAACCTGTGTCATCTGCGCTGGATAACTCATAAAGAAGCCGCCCATGGCGCAGCCGCCAAGGAAGAGCGCTGTTATGAGTACTGCCGAGCGTTGGCTCACAGTAGTGTCTCTCCCGAAGCCGCTGCGCGCTCCTGTGACGCCATGGTGACGCGCTCCAGCAGGGTGATGCCATTGAGGTGATCCAGCTCGTGCTGAAAAATCCGTGCGATAAAGCCGGTAAGACGACCGGAGTGGGTACGGCCCTGCAAGTCTTGCCACTGGGCATCGACCCAGAGATGGCGCGCGATGGCCAGCCGTTTTCCCGGCACCGACAGACAGCCTTCTTCACCCAGCTCCCATTCTGACGAACCCGACAGCAGCACAGGATTGACCATCACCACAGGCTCCATCAGGGGTGCATCGGGATAACGCTCGTTGGGGCGGGATGCGACGATGAAAAGCCGCTGACTCTCGCCACTCTGCGGCGCGGCTATGCCCACACCTTTGGCCTGCAACATGGTGGCCATCAGGGTTTGCGCGAGCCTATCCAGATTGGCGTCAAACACAGTGACAGGTGCAGCTTTTTGATAGAGCACCGGGTCTCCTGTGATGACGATGGGGGCGGTTTGGATGCTGGCCATGAAATTCCCTGTTCTTGTGGCGAATACTCAGTAGTGGGGCGGCGGCGTTTCTTCCGCCTGGGTCGCGATATTGCTCGGTTCCATCGCTTTAAGCTTACTCACCAGCATTTGAATCGCGTGAGTTTGCTTGGCAACAATGTCGTTGAGCTTAATGACTTCCTGATTCAGCTCTTCCACCGTCATCTCGTTGAAAGCGAGCTTGGTTTGCAGCTCTTCGATTTGCTGTTGCATTGCCTGTATATCTGTTTGCATTGTTACCTCGTTGACCAGTATTCCACTCTGCCACTGCTGCTGATGCTGGCAACAGGTGTTTGTGGCAGGCCGGTTTCGGCCACTGAGTATACAACGGCACCTTTATTTTGCGGTCGATTGGAGAGACTCACCTGCCAGCGACCGGTTACTTTTCCATCTTTTGTTTGCCAGCGCAGTACTTCCCTAAAGGGGGTGCCTGTTAGCAATGCCGCATTGTTGTGGCTGAATCGGGCCGCAGAAAAGGTCATGGTGCGCTGCTTTATCCGTAAT
This sequence is a window from Shewanella zhangzhouensis. Protein-coding genes within it:
- a CDS encoding SlyX family protein; the encoded protein is MQAMQQQIEELQTKLAFNEMTVEELNQEVIKLNDIVAKQTHAIQMLVSKLKAMEPSNIATQAEETPPPHY
- the def gene encoding peptide deformylase, producing the protein MASIQTAPIVITGDPVLYQKAAPVTVFDANLDRLAQTLMATMLQAKGVGIAAPQSGESQRLFIVASRPNERYPDAPLMEPVVMVNPVLLSGSSEWELGEEGCLSVPGKRLAIARHLWVDAQWQDLQGRTHSGRLTGFIARIFQHELDHLNGITLLERVTMASQERAAASGETLL